The following proteins are co-located in the Pseudomonas cavernae genome:
- the catA gene encoding catechol 1,2-dioxygenase, whose translation MTVKISQTAELQKFFEEAAGFGNDQGSPRLKQIILRILGDSAKIIEDLQITDDEFWKAVDYLNRLGGRNEAGLLVAGLGIEHFIDLLQDAKDAQSGLTGGTPRTIEGPLYVAGAPICQGEARLDDGSEEGVATLMFLQGQVFDPQGQPLAGATVDLWHANTQGNYSFFDQSQSEYNLRRRIVTDAEGRYRARSIVPSGYGCSPDGPTQECLDLLGRHGQRPAHIHFFISAPGHRHLTTQINLSGDQYLWDDFAYATRDGLVGEVKFVEDAAAAQARGVSGRFAELEFSFQLQSAPVAAAEQRSQRPRALQEA comes from the coding sequence ATGACCGTGAAGATTTCCCAGACTGCCGAACTCCAGAAGTTCTTCGAAGAAGCCGCCGGCTTCGGCAACGACCAGGGCAGCCCGCGCCTGAAGCAGATCATCCTGCGCATCCTGGGCGACAGCGCGAAGATCATCGAAGACCTGCAGATCACTGACGACGAATTCTGGAAGGCGGTCGACTACCTGAACCGCCTCGGTGGTCGCAACGAAGCCGGCCTGCTGGTCGCCGGTCTGGGTATCGAGCACTTTATCGACTTGCTGCAGGACGCCAAGGACGCCCAGTCCGGCCTCACCGGCGGCACCCCGCGCACCATCGAGGGCCCGCTGTACGTGGCCGGCGCGCCGATCTGTCAGGGCGAAGCGCGCCTGGATGACGGCAGCGAGGAGGGCGTCGCCACGCTGATGTTCCTCCAGGGCCAGGTGTTCGACCCGCAGGGCCAGCCGCTGGCCGGCGCCACCGTCGATCTGTGGCACGCCAACACCCAGGGCAACTACTCGTTCTTCGACCAGAGCCAGTCCGAGTACAACCTGCGCCGGCGCATCGTCACCGACGCCGAAGGCCGCTATCGCGCGCGCAGCATCGTGCCGAGCGGTTACGGCTGCTCGCCGGACGGCCCGACCCAGGAGTGCCTGGACCTGCTCGGCCGTCATGGCCAGCGTCCGGCGCACATCCACTTCTTCATCTCCGCGCCGGGTCACCGTCACCTGACCACGCAGATCAACCTGTCGGGCGACCAGTACCTGTGGGACGACTTCGCCTATGCCACCCGCGATGGCCTGGTCGGCGAGGTGAAATTCGTCGAGGACGCCGCGGCGGCCCAGGCGCGCGGAGTGAGCGGGCGCTTCGCCGAGCTGGAGTTCAGCTTCCAACTGCAAAGCGCGCCGGTGGCCGCCGCCGAACAGCGCAGCCAGCGTCCGCGGGCGTTGCAGGAGGCGTGA
- a CDS encoding benzoate/H(+) symporter BenE family transporter, protein MKTLFSDFSLSALVAGLIATLISYAGPLVIIFQAADSAHLPQEMLSSWIWAISIGSGVLGLVLSLRYRVPVVIAWSIPGSALLVSLLPEIGLNQAIGAYLVASLILLLIGVSGAFDRIIARLPGSIAAGMQAGILFSFGAALFRALPAKPLLVLAMFVAYVAMRRFNPRYAVMAVLLVGVLVTVLGGEFRGEALVFGLATPQWVMPEFSLHATLNLALPLVLVALTGQFMPGMAVLRNAGYQTPASPIVSASALGSALLAPFGCHGLNLAAVTASLCTGREAHEDPSKRYVAALSGSVLYLAFGIGGATLVSLFAAFPAELIAALAGLALFGAISEALARSAAQPAERDAGLFTFLVTASGVSFLGLSAAFWGLVFGLLAHVLLRARLSRAAKQQWPTAAKEGVSR, encoded by the coding sequence ATGAAAACCTTGTTCAGCGATTTCTCCCTGTCCGCCCTGGTCGCCGGGCTGATCGCCACGCTGATCTCCTACGCCGGGCCGCTGGTGATCATCTTCCAGGCGGCGGACAGCGCCCATCTGCCGCAGGAGATGCTGTCGTCCTGGATCTGGGCGATCTCCATCGGCAGCGGCGTGCTCGGCCTGGTCCTCAGCCTGCGCTACCGCGTGCCGGTGGTGATCGCCTGGTCGATTCCCGGCTCGGCGCTGCTGGTCTCGCTGCTGCCGGAGATCGGCCTGAACCAGGCGATCGGCGCCTACCTGGTGGCCAGCCTGATCCTCCTGCTGATCGGCGTCAGCGGTGCCTTCGACCGCATCATCGCGCGTCTGCCGGGCTCCATCGCCGCCGGCATGCAGGCCGGCATCCTGTTCAGCTTCGGCGCCGCGCTGTTCCGCGCGCTGCCGGCCAAGCCGCTGCTGGTGCTGGCGATGTTCGTCGCTTATGTGGCGATGCGCCGCTTCAACCCGCGTTACGCGGTGATGGCGGTGCTGCTGGTCGGCGTGCTGGTTACCGTGCTCGGCGGCGAGTTCCGTGGCGAGGCGCTGGTGTTCGGTCTGGCCACGCCGCAGTGGGTGATGCCCGAGTTCAGCCTGCACGCCACCCTCAACCTGGCCCTGCCGCTGGTGCTGGTGGCGCTCACCGGGCAGTTCATGCCGGGCATGGCGGTGCTGCGCAACGCCGGTTACCAGACGCCGGCCAGCCCCATCGTCAGCGCCAGCGCGCTGGGCAGTGCGCTGCTGGCGCCGTTCGGCTGCCACGGGCTGAACCTGGCGGCGGTCACCGCCAGCCTGTGCACCGGCCGCGAAGCCCATGAAGACCCGAGCAAGCGCTACGTCGCCGCGCTGTCCGGCAGCGTGCTGTACCTGGCGTTCGGCATCGGCGGCGCGACCCTGGTGTCGCTGTTCGCCGCCTTTCCCGCCGAGCTGATCGCCGCGCTGGCCGGCCTGGCGCTGTTCGGTGCGATCAGCGAGGCGTTGGCGCGCAGCGCGGCGCAACCGGCCGAGCGTGACGCCGGGCTGTTCACCTTCCTGGTCACCGCCTCAGGCGTGTCCTTTCTCGGGCTGTCGGCGGCGTTCTGGGGCTTGGTGTTCGGGTTGCTCGCGCATGTGCTGCTGCGGGCGCGGCTGTCCAGAGCGGCGAAACAGCAGTGGCCGACGGCGGCAAAGGAGGGCGTGAGTAGGTAG
- the catC gene encoding muconolactone Delta-isomerase yields MLFHVKMTVKLPLDMDPAKAAQLKADEKELAQRLQREGSWRHLWRIAGHYANYSVFDLPSVEALHDTLLQLPLFPYMDIEVDGLCRHPSSIHSDDR; encoded by the coding sequence ATGCTGTTCCACGTGAAGATGACCGTGAAGTTGCCGCTCGACATGGACCCGGCCAAGGCCGCGCAGCTCAAGGCCGACGAGAAGGAACTGGCCCAGCGCCTGCAACGCGAGGGCAGCTGGCGCCACCTGTGGCGCATCGCCGGGCACTACGCCAACTACAGCGTGTTCGACCTGCCCAGCGTGGAGGCGCTGCACGACACCCTGCTGCAGCTGCCGCTGTTCCCCTACATGGACATCGAGGTCGACGGCCTGTGCCGCCATCCCTCGTCGATCCACAGCGACGACCGCTGA
- a CDS encoding MFS transporter: MRKIDVHEVIDNARFSRFHWMVMCWCALLLIFDGYDLFIYGVVLPVLMKEWGMTPLQAGALGSYALFGMMFGALAFGSLADKIGRKKGIAICFALFSGATIINGFASNPTEFGICRFLAGLGCGGLMPNAVALMNEYAPKKLRSTLVAIMFSGYSLGGMLSAGVGIYMLPRFGWEAMFFAAAVPLLLLPLILYFLPESVGFLVRQGRSAQARAILNRVDDSRALQADDVLEMSETKGKGVAVLELFRDGRAVRTLSIWVAFFCCLLMVYALSSWLPKLMANAGYSLGSSLSFLLALNFGGMFGAIFGGWLGDRFNLIKVMVGFFVAAAASISLLGVNSPMPVLYLLIFVAGATTIGTQILLYAGAAQLYGLSIRSTGLGWASGIGRNGAIVGPLLGGALMGINLPLQLNFMAFAVPGVAAALAMLVYSLNERRSQAVTAPLMAAKA, encoded by the coding sequence ATGCGAAAAATCGACGTACACGAGGTCATCGACAACGCGCGCTTCAGCCGTTTCCACTGGATGGTGATGTGCTGGTGCGCACTGCTGCTGATCTTCGACGGCTATGACCTGTTCATCTACGGCGTGGTCCTGCCGGTGCTGATGAAGGAGTGGGGCATGACCCCGCTGCAGGCCGGCGCCCTCGGTAGCTACGCGCTGTTCGGCATGATGTTCGGCGCCCTGGCGTTCGGCAGCCTGGCCGACAAGATCGGCCGCAAGAAGGGCATCGCCATCTGCTTCGCGCTGTTTTCCGGCGCCACCATCATCAACGGCTTCGCCAGCAACCCCACCGAGTTCGGCATTTGCCGCTTCCTCGCCGGCCTCGGCTGCGGCGGCCTGATGCCCAATGCGGTGGCGTTGATGAACGAATACGCGCCGAAGAAACTGCGCAGCACCCTGGTCGCCATCATGTTCAGCGGCTACTCGCTGGGCGGCATGCTGTCCGCCGGCGTGGGCATCTACATGCTGCCGCGCTTCGGCTGGGAGGCGATGTTCTTCGCCGCCGCCGTGCCGCTGCTGCTGTTGCCGCTGATCCTCTACTTCCTGCCCGAGTCGGTCGGCTTCCTGGTGCGCCAGGGGCGGTCCGCGCAGGCCCGCGCCATCCTCAATCGCGTCGATGACAGCCGTGCGCTGCAGGCCGACGACGTGCTGGAGATGAGCGAAACCAAGGGCAAGGGTGTCGCCGTGCTGGAGCTGTTCCGCGATGGTCGCGCGGTGCGCACCCTGTCGATCTGGGTGGCCTTCTTCTGCTGCCTGCTGATGGTCTACGCGCTCAGCTCCTGGCTGCCGAAACTGATGGCCAACGCCGGCTACAGCCTGGGTTCGAGCCTGTCGTTCCTGCTCGCGCTGAACTTCGGCGGCATGTTCGGCGCCATCTTCGGCGGCTGGCTGGGCGACCGCTTCAACCTGATCAAGGTGATGGTCGGCTTCTTCGTCGCCGCCGCCGCGTCGATCAGCCTGCTCGGCGTGAACAGCCCGATGCCGGTGCTCTACCTGCTGATCTTCGTCGCCGGCGCTACCACCATCGGCACGCAGATCCTCCTCTACGCCGGTGCCGCGCAGCTCTACGGCCTGTCGATCCGCTCCACCGGCCTCGGCTGGGCTTCGGGCATCGGCCGCAACGGCGCCATCGTCGGCCCGCTGCTGGGCGGCGCGCTGATGGGCATCAACCTGCCGCTGCAACTCAACTTCATGGCCTTCGCCGTCCCCGGCGTCGCCGCCGCCCTCGCCATGCTGGTGTACAGCCTCAACGAGCGCCGCAGCCAGGCGGTGACTGCGCCGCTGATGGCGGCCAAGGCCTGA
- the benB gene encoding benzoate 1,2-dioxygenase small subunit has translation MSISYDAVRDFLYREARYLDDSEWDSWLELYAADATFWMPSWDDNDTLTEDPQTEISLIWYGNRGGLEDRVFRIKTERSSATMPDTRTSHNISNIELLEAADGLCQVRFNWHTLSFRYKTVDSYFGTSFYTLDVRGDSPLIKAKKVVLKNDYVRQVIDIYHI, from the coding sequence ATGAGCATCTCTTACGACGCCGTGCGCGACTTCCTCTACCGCGAAGCGCGCTACCTGGATGACAGCGAGTGGGACAGCTGGCTGGAGCTGTACGCCGCCGATGCCACCTTCTGGATGCCGTCCTGGGATGACAACGACACCCTCACCGAAGACCCGCAGACGGAAATCTCGCTGATCTGGTACGGCAACCGTGGCGGCCTGGAAGACCGCGTGTTCCGCATCAAGACCGAGCGCTCCAGCGCGACCATGCCGGACACCCGCACCTCGCACAACATCAGCAACATCGAGCTGCTCGAAGCCGCCGACGGCCTGTGCCAGGTGCGCTTCAACTGGCACACGCTGAGCTTCCGCTACAAGACCGTCGACAGTTACTTCGGCACCAGCTTCTACACCCTCGATGTGCGCGGCGACAGCCCGCTGATCAAGGCCAAGAAGGTGGTTCTCAAGAACGACTATGTCCGCCAAGTCATCGACATCTACCACATCTGA
- the benC gene encoding benzoate 1,2-dioxygenase electron transfer component BenC gives MSHKIALNFEDGVTRFIDAAAGETVADAAYRQGINIPLDCRDGACGTCKCFAEAGRYDLGQDYIEDALSEEEAEQGYVLTCQMRAQSDCVVRVPASSDVCKTQQASFEASISAVRQLSDSTIALSIQDESLSQLAFLPGQYVNLKVPGSEQSRAYSFSSLQKDGEVSFLIRNVPGGLMSSFLSGLAKAGDAMTLAGPLGSFYLREIKRPLLLLAGGTGLAPFTAMLEKIAEQGSEHPLHLIYGVTNDFDLVEVDRLEAFAARIPNFTFSACVANPDSSYPQKGYVTQHIAPKHLNDGDVDVYLCGPPPMVEAVSQYIREQGIAPANFYYEKFAASAA, from the coding sequence ATGAGTCACAAGATCGCACTGAATTTCGAAGACGGCGTTACCCGTTTCATCGACGCCGCCGCTGGCGAAACCGTCGCCGACGCCGCCTACCGCCAGGGCATCAACATCCCGCTGGACTGCCGTGACGGCGCCTGCGGCACCTGCAAGTGCTTCGCCGAAGCCGGCCGTTACGACCTCGGCCAGGACTACATCGAGGATGCGCTGAGCGAGGAAGAGGCGGAGCAGGGCTATGTGCTGACCTGCCAGATGCGTGCGCAGAGCGACTGCGTGGTGCGCGTGCCGGCGTCGTCGGATGTGTGCAAGACCCAGCAGGCCAGCTTCGAGGCCAGCATCAGCGCGGTGCGGCAGCTGTCCGACAGCACCATCGCGCTGTCGATCCAGGATGAGTCGCTTTCCCAGCTGGCGTTCCTGCCGGGTCAGTACGTCAACCTCAAGGTGCCGGGCAGCGAGCAGAGCCGCGCCTATTCGTTCAGCTCGCTGCAGAAGGACGGCGAAGTCAGCTTCCTGATCCGCAACGTGCCGGGCGGGCTGATGAGCAGCTTCCTCAGCGGCCTGGCCAAGGCCGGCGACGCCATGACCCTGGCCGGCCCGCTGGGCAGCTTCTACCTGCGCGAGATCAAGCGCCCGCTGCTGCTGCTCGCCGGCGGCACCGGTCTGGCGCCGTTCACCGCGATGCTCGAGAAGATCGCCGAGCAGGGCAGCGAACACCCGCTGCACCTGATCTACGGCGTGACCAACGACTTCGACCTGGTGGAGGTGGACAGGCTCGAGGCCTTCGCCGCGCGCATCCCCAACTTCACCTTCAGCGCCTGCGTGGCCAACCCGGACAGCAGCTATCCGCAGAAGGGCTACGTCACCCAGCACATCGCGCCCAAGCACCTGAATGACGGCGACGTCGACGTCTACCTGTGCGGCCCGCCGCCGATGGTCGAGGCGGTCAGCCAGTACATCCGCGAGCAGGGCATCGCGCCTGCGAATTTCTACTACGAGAAGTTCGCGGCCAGCGCGGCCTGA
- a CDS encoding muconate cycloisomerase family protein has product MSQVLIESLSATIVDLPTIRPHKLAMHTMQNQTLVIIRLRCSDGVEGIGESTTIGGLAYGNESPESIKTNLDAHFAPLLVGQDAANINAAMLRLDKVIKGNTFAKSGVESALLDAQGKRLGLPVSELLGGRVRDSLEVAWTLASGDTARDIAEAEQMLDCRRHRIFKLKIGANPVSHDLAHVIAIKKALGERASVRVDVNQYWDESQALRACQVLGDNGIDLIEQPISRINRAGQVRLNQRSPAPIMADESIESVEDAFSLAADGAASIFALKIAKNGGPRAVLRTAQIAEAAGIALYGGTMLEGAIGTLASAHAFITLKQLTWATELFGPLLLTEEIVSEPPVYRDFALHVPRTPGLGLSLDEERLARFARR; this is encoded by the coding sequence ATGAGCCAAGTCCTGATCGAAAGCCTGTCGGCGACCATCGTCGACCTGCCGACCATCCGCCCGCACAAGCTGGCGATGCACACCATGCAGAACCAGACCCTGGTGATCATCCGCCTGCGCTGCTCGGACGGCGTCGAGGGCATCGGCGAATCGACCACCATCGGCGGTCTGGCCTACGGCAACGAGAGCCCGGAGAGCATCAAGACCAACCTCGATGCGCACTTCGCGCCGCTGCTGGTCGGCCAGGACGCGGCCAACATCAACGCCGCCATGCTGCGCCTGGACAAGGTGATCAAGGGCAACACCTTCGCCAAGTCCGGGGTCGAGAGCGCGTTGCTCGACGCCCAGGGCAAGCGCCTCGGCCTGCCGGTCAGCGAACTGCTCGGCGGGCGCGTGCGCGACAGCCTGGAAGTGGCCTGGACCCTGGCCTCCGGCGACACCGCGCGGGACATCGCCGAGGCCGAGCAGATGCTCGACTGCCGCCGCCACCGCATCTTCAAGCTGAAGATCGGCGCCAACCCGGTCAGCCACGACCTGGCCCACGTCATCGCGATCAAGAAGGCCCTCGGCGAGCGCGCCAGCGTGCGCGTCGACGTCAACCAGTACTGGGACGAATCCCAGGCGCTGCGCGCCTGCCAGGTGCTCGGCGACAACGGCATCGACCTGATCGAGCAGCCGATTTCGCGGATCAACCGCGCCGGCCAGGTGCGCCTCAACCAGCGCAGCCCGGCGCCGATCATGGCCGACGAATCCATCGAGTCGGTGGAGGACGCCTTCAGCCTGGCCGCCGACGGCGCGGCCTCGATCTTCGCCCTGAAGATCGCCAAGAACGGCGGCCCGCGCGCCGTGCTGCGCACCGCACAGATCGCCGAGGCGGCCGGCATCGCCCTGTACGGCGGGACCATGCTCGAAGGCGCGATCGGCACCCTGGCCTCGGCCCATGCCTTCATCACCCTCAAGCAGTTGACCTGGGCCACCGAGCTGTTCGGCCCGCTGTTGCTCACCGAGGAAATCGTCAGCGAGCCGCCGGTCTACCGCGACTTCGCGCTGCACGTGCCGCGCACCCCGGGCCTCGGCCTGAGCCTCGACGAAGAGCGCCTGGCGCGCTTCGCCCGCCGATAA
- a CDS encoding 1,6-dihydroxycyclohexa-2,4-diene-1-carboxylate dehydrogenase: MNMRFESKVALVTGAAQGIGRRVAERLLAEGAQVVAVDRSELVHELLDARAHDGKVLTLTADLEQYADCERVMAAAVKGFGRLDILINNVGGTIWAKPFEHYREQEIEAEVRRSLFPTLWCCHAALPHMLAQGGGAIVNVSSIATRSLNRVPYGAAKGGVNALTACLAFENAERGIRVNATAPGGTEAPPRRIPRNVAEQSAEEQVWYQQIVDQTLSSSLMKRYGSIDEQVGAILFLASDEASYITGVTLPVGGGDLG; the protein is encoded by the coding sequence ATGAACATGAGATTCGAAAGCAAGGTCGCCCTGGTCACCGGCGCCGCCCAAGGCATCGGTCGCCGCGTCGCCGAGCGGCTGCTCGCCGAAGGCGCGCAGGTGGTGGCGGTGGACCGCTCCGAACTGGTCCACGAACTGCTGGACGCGCGAGCACACGACGGCAAGGTCCTGACCCTGACCGCCGATCTCGAGCAATACGCCGACTGCGAGCGCGTCATGGCCGCGGCGGTGAAGGGCTTCGGCCGTCTGGACATCCTGATCAACAATGTCGGCGGGACCATCTGGGCCAAGCCGTTCGAGCACTACCGCGAACAGGAGATCGAGGCCGAAGTGCGTCGTTCGCTGTTCCCCACCCTGTGGTGCTGCCACGCCGCGCTGCCGCACATGCTGGCGCAGGGCGGCGGCGCCATCGTCAACGTCTCCTCGATCGCCACCCGCAGCCTCAATCGCGTGCCCTACGGCGCGGCCAAGGGCGGCGTCAACGCGCTGACCGCCTGCCTGGCGTTCGAGAACGCCGAGCGCGGCATCCGCGTCAACGCCACCGCGCCGGGCGGTACCGAAGCGCCACCCCGGCGCATCCCGCGCAACGTTGCCGAGCAGAGCGCCGAGGAGCAGGTCTGGTACCAGCAGATCGTTGACCAAACCCTGTCCAGCAGCCTGATGAAGCGCTACGGCAGCATCGACGAGCAGGTCGGCGCGATCCTGTTCCTGGCTTCCGACGAAGCCTCCTACATCACCGGCGTGACCCTTCCCGTAGGTGGTGGCGATCTGGGATGA